Sequence from the Lasioglossum baleicum chromosome 9, iyLasBale1, whole genome shotgun sequence genome:
ATCTGCTCCCGGTAGAACGGAAAATGTCCCAAGAACGAGGATCACGTTTCGTGAGTTACACACAATGTACGGCAGAAGAATTTTGGCTGATTTGAACGAGTGGAGGCACGCGAGCAAAAACGCGGAGGCCCCTCTGATCACTTTATAATAGATGTAGATTATAACGCTTCAAACGGcatgtaaattgtaaatatttcaatgaaaaatacgATGTTGTACTTACGCGACGTTACTAGAATTTCTGATTTATTTTtctataatatgagaatttctAATGGTGGAAACAATAACGAAATAGCTCGATGGATCGTTATGAAAACGTGGGGAATAATTACgattcattataaattatatagataataataatttaatgtatcCACTTCTTAAAATAGATTGTATTGAATCTATCGGCTCTGCCTTCCAGTCTTAAATACTAGGCGTGCAGCAGTGTATTATACAAGTGTACGAACATGACATTTTCCAAGCGTTCTATCTCTAATCGATTTATCAAAACGGAATTTGATACAAAGcgaaactggtaattttttattGGTCTAGGATCGACTTTATTATTGTACAGAGTAAGTGTAATAAATAGAAAAGTTTGCAAGCACCGTTTGAAAATACTTAATATACTCTGCTTTCTATTGTTTCGTCTCGTTTTCTTTCGTTTGTGTCAGAAATTTTGTTCAAATCAATCCAGAACCAAGATCTATTTAAACTTAAATACGCCCTTCTTCCTCGCGTCTCCGGGCAAGTGTCTAGCACCCAATAAAAGTCGAGCTTTGTCTTCCTCTTGCGGGGCAGATTCTTCTTGCGGACCTCGTGGTTTGATCTGTAATTTTTGCTTGATTGCTTGACTCAATATCACGCGTCTAGAATCGCTTTTCATGGCTAATAAGAGATCGAGCCACGTCCAGGTCACATTATGATATTCCAACGTCGGTATTACAAGTGCAAAGTCGCGGACATCTTCCAAATTTTTCTCCTTGTTTCCCTGTAACGATACGCAACGTCGATTAAGAACATTTTCAGAGTGTAGGAACAGGGACGAAGATACCTTATAAGATACGCGAACTGGTACTTCTGGTATTTTTATGTATATGAACAGTTTATTTTTGTCTGCTCTCTCCTTCATCTTTTCCACATCGTCCCTTCTCTCGATGGGCACGTAAAACGAGGAATCACGTTGCGGCGCAGGTGATTCCTCTATTCCTTCTGGATCCCTCTCGGGGAAACAGAATTTCAGCAtggtgttgaaaaattttttggtcAACCCTAAATCAaagttcaagtttaaattgattcGAAACCAAAGGAGCAGAGAAGCGAACAATAGAAGGTTACCTATAGTCAGGGGGACCACATTGATCTCGAAATGTTCCTTGACAGATATGCCAGCCACCGGTGCTTTCTCCCTGCAGAAAACTCGAAGAGCTCTTTGCCTGTCGACGGGCATGTTGCTTTGCAATTCGGTGGGAGTCAAAACTTCCGTGTAGATCTGATTCGGCAGTAAGTTAGTCATTCGAACGTACCCTAGTTCGAGAAGGTGCTCGACCGAGTCGTCCGTTTTGCTGGTTTTCGTGTACAAGAAATTAGTCAAGATAAGATCGGCGATCCCCAATTGTCCGTCGGCGTCCGTCAATCTCCACTGGGCATGTTTAAAGCAGATTTCGGCGACTCTCGCGACCGCAGCCGGCTTGTCCTTCAAAGTGGTGGAAGCTGTGGCGGGTGCGGTGGTTTCTTTGTAACAGCTGAACATCACGTCGAGTTCTTCTGCTTTCGCGGCCAGTTGCTCTTTGCACTCGAACACTCTCGCCTCCAACCGTTCCATCTCGGCGAGCAACTCGGGACTGGATTTCTCCGCCAGAGCCTTTTGCACCAGATACGTTTCGCGTTCCAATCTCCTCAGTTTGGCTACCAGACCGCGCACGGTGTTCTGCAATTGTTGAATAGGTCGCTTTTGGTCTTCGACCGAGTGCAACTGCAACTGAAACCTCATTCTCTGCAACCGTTCCGATGCCTCTTTCCTTCTCGGTTCAACATAGAGCAGCAGATTGTTCACGATATCGAGGATCATGGCGTACTGCAGGGAATTCGTGCAGACGTCCAAGTCGTGATGCATCAAAGTAAACGCGTCGGCTGCCGAAAGCTCTTTCCTTTCCCAGAGGCTGACCTCTTCTctcggcggcggcgggactTGATCGACGGACCCAACATCTAGGGCCTGGCCGTATCCGACGTAGAAGAACTCGCATTTGCACCTCGAGACGATCCGTTGCAGCTGGTGTTGCGGTCCACCACCACCACCTACCGTCTGACTGACCACACCACCGACGCTCTGCCCAGAGCCTACCAGAGCCGGCACATCAGGTAAACCAGCTATCACCGTTGAATCTTTCTCCTGCAATTCCAGTTACCCGATTCAGCTCGAATCGTTTGCTTCGCACAGAGTAGAGCATTTCAAACATGTCACTCGAATATCTCGTTTCATATCGATGATAGAAGTAAACGATATCGTTATCGGATGACGTGTTTCAAATGCTCCatcctgtatatgtatttacaaCATTTACCTGAATGTTGTCCAACGTTAACCACATTATATTATCGTCAATATTGTCATCGATGTTGGCGTTGACGGTCGCGTAATACTGCATACACTCTAACGAGCCTACCCAAGTCGTCTTCGTGACCAGAGTTCTCTCCTTCCATACCGGTTGGTGAATTCTCTGCAATATTTCAGCCTTGGCCGCGGACAAGATCACGTAGCCCCGCGTCTCGATACCTTTCAGCAACACTTGACTGTTGACTAGGGCAACTGAAACCGACGGAGAGTAGTAGCTCTGAAAATTACAATCGTGTCCGCAACGGATCAAGGAAGAGAAGAGGAAGGAAGGACATACTCAGCCAATTCTTGTGCAGAACGTCGTCCTGATGGCAAGCTGCTAATCCACGGAGTTGCTGGCCTCTAGTTTGAACAGAGAGGTCGTCGCTGAACGCGACAGGTTTGTTCGCTGCTTCTGCTATCAACCTCTGCAGCATCCCGACAGCTTCTCCTTGTTGCGGTTTACTCGCCGACGATGAATTGCAGGCGATAGGTGCGTTCGGCAACGGAGTGGTTTGCGGATCGGTGGATCTGACAGCGGCTGTCCGATTTTTATGCGGCGTCGACGAGCTCTCTCTGTGGAAGCCTTTCAACGCGGCGGTCGACAGGTTCTTCTTCAGCTGCTGAGTCTTGATGAACGAATCGAAAAGAGCGAACGCCACGTCTCTGTTCGTTTTCGTCCAGGCACCTTTCAAATCGTGCACGACCAACCGATGGGTAGGAGTGTCGCCGCCGCTCACGCCGGTCACCATTGCTTCTCTGCCGTAGCTGACGCGGGCCACGCTCAAACAGTAACATTTCTCGACCGGTTGTCGCAGCGacgcagtctctttgtcctcttGGAGAGCGCTCTTCAGCCAGATTTCCGCGTCGCTCAGCTCGCAGTTCATGTAGACGACGGACCACTCAGCTCGCGGTCGGTGTATCAGATCGTCGTCGATCGGGTGCAAGGATAAATTATGCTCGCAGCTGCAGGCAACCCTGCCGCCGGTCACCTCGAATCCGCGCTGCATCGCGAACGACATCCAATAGCTGACGTGAAACCGGTGGAACGCCAACGTCAGTCGAACTTTACGGTAATGTCGACTAAGTTGTTTCTTCCTTGGCCGGATGTTCTTGAACAGCGGCCCCTTTCTCGTCGGTCTGGTCGCCCCGGACAGAATCAATTTCAAATTCTCGAACCACCTGAGCGTGCTGCCGTAAAGCAGCGCGGTCGGCGCGCTGCTCAACGTAGGAGAACCAGTTGGCTTTGTCTCGAGGGACAGGCTGGCGTTCAAGTTCTGCGAACGGAACGCTCTGAACGAGTCGTGTTCTTGGTTGCTCGAATACTCGGGCAGTCTGTCCGGCGCGCAAGGAATCGCCGCGTGATGGTCTCTCGGGTCGCCTAAACAGACCCAGGCCAGTTTTATGCTCAACCGTACGTTCGGCAGATGCAGCAACCTGCAGTCATCATATTTGCTCGCAGTACGAACGTACACATCCAAGTCTCCTTTGACGATAATTCGGCCCTGTGTCCAATCCAGCGCCAGCCCCGTCCACGTTAACTCCATCTCTTCGGTGGTGTTGTAAGGATCCAAGGAGCCGTGCAACAACACCGTCAGCTGCTTCACGCACAGCGTCAGCCTTCCGTGAAGAGTTAATCGCATCTTGTCCCAGAAGGGCAACGGTGGACTCGGATCTCGCGACGGATGTATGATCTTCTCGAAACTGAGATTGCATTGGGCGATCACCGGCTCCCAGCACGGGCCGAACGCGTATCGAAACTTGTCGATGTCCCAGTTTAGATCGTGGTAGTACTTGAGAGATGTCATCCCCCTCTCGACAACGATGTCGTCCCAGGGCGCGCCGATCTCGATTCGCACGGTGCGCCTGGCCCGCGGAGGTGCAAGCGCCTCCGCACCGGCTAACCTACCCCACACGCTCAAACTCTCAACCAGCAATAGCGGTTGCGGGAAGTCTCTCAGCTGCAGCTTCCATTCGGCGCATTTCAAGCTTATCCCGCGAACCCAGAGCGCGCTGAACTCAAGCCCGTCCTCGGGCCACGGTGTCTCCGCGTCCATTTCTCGCAGCGCGTTCACTGCTCTTTCGGTACCGTTGATCGACGGATCGGCCAACGCTAAAATCTCTAGGTCCAACATCGACCATGCGAACAGTCTCGTCCTCGCTGGACCGGCGCGCTGCATTTGCTTCCACCGTTGCACGTAGATCTCCGCATTCTTCTTGTACAGACTGGCGTACAGTTCCTCGACCTTGTCCTGTGGTAGTAGCAAGTGAGCTCGACAAAGCGCCTGTACTTTCGTGTCGAGCATCGCCTGCCTCTTCAAACTCTCCTTGTACTCGTCCTCCAAAAGCTCGTAATTGTCTCGCAATCGGACCTCGAACGGGTCGTCGCTCACTTCGAACACCCACTCTTTAATCTGCAATCGTGTAAAATCGTTAATTCCATAATACTCTTTCTTCACAAGCGAAAACTGCATACCTTTATGATTAGATCGCACGGTAacaattctttttttcttctattCGGAGAGGAATGGATCTCCTTTAACCATTTCCTTATACTGAACAGTTCGTTTTGTATCGCATCCGTGAACTGATGCTCGTACGGGAAACAAGCCTTCACCGATTCGATGTTGAGCGCCCACGTCTCGTTCCAGTCTAGCACGAAACCCTCGTTGCTTTGTCTTTCCGCGCTCACTTCTTCGTTCTCCGGCACTCTGACCAGCTGGAAACCTTCGACCATGATGATATCGGCCATATCCAAAGCGATGCGGATGTAGTTCAACCTCCATTCTCCTTCCGACCAACGTAACTGATCCGACGATAGTTCCAGAAAGTGTTTCGGAGAAATGTCTATCGACAGACTGATACCTCCGGTGGCTAACACGTCCACCACTCGCTTCCGCTTCGGAAGCTTCTCGCCTGTCGACAAAACTTCGATGATTACGAGTCACGAGTCGGTCGACTGTTTCGGATCAAAACGGAGTAGGTACCTTGTACGTTAACCCTAGTGCCGTCTGCATCGTTTCGATCGAagatcgatcgaaaatctgcGGACTCCAGCCAAAGCTGCAGAAGTCGTAGATGCAAATTTGGACCCCAGGCCAGATTGGTGCCATCCAAACTGATATTAATAGTATCCGACGTGACTGCGCCTTTGCATTTTCTTACAGCCAGGAACGGATGAACCAACGCTTGAGCGTGTTGACAGATAATCGGCTCGTTCTTGTTCAAAGTAATCGCGCTGACACCCTCGCCCACGGCGACCAATCGTTTGGCGTTGTGCTCGAAACTCGCCGTGTCCAAACGCGTCATGATGGAAACTAAAAATTAATCGGTGTGTCACGCGACTCGACTCTGCGCTTACCAACGATCGCGCGCTATACGTACACATACGTACGATTGTTCTCCGCAATGAAAAACAAATTGCAATTCGTTACGTTCAGATTCAATTGCATCACATTCTCCGCGTCACGGTTATTATCCTTCTCGGCTAGCTctgttttcccagtttttcggtAACATCTGTGAAATAATAAGGTAATGTTTATAGAAGCAACGTTACAAGCGAACAAGGATTATTCTCCGTAGAACCCACTTGAAGGCTTCCTCGAGGAATCTGGCAAATTCTAAGCTCCACTCGGCCACGAGAGCATCGACAGCGATTCCAATAGCATTGGTACGCGTTGTAGCCAATAGTACTCCGATGGACAACGGTGTACCCCACCGATGGGACGTTTCCGAGGTGACGGTACTGGAACCGTTTAAAGTACAATATAAAGACTCCACTACCAATTCCGTATTCCAACCGTCTGTCGTGTCTATTGGATTGGAAACCATTTTGCGTTAGATTCTACTTTGATTTCGACACGCCGCGAAACTTGACACGGACATACTTGAGCGTCGCAGCTGTACCTGTAAGCGTGTTCAGGGAATACTTCACGTGGTTCACCCCGCAGGAAATTTCGTCGACGTCGAACAACTTGACGTTCACGGACGAATCGTAAAGCTCGGTGTTCACTCTGACATCCGACCATGGTAACTTATTCTTGAAAGTTATGCCAGTGACCGGCCTCGAAATTTCGTGATCAGCATTGCAGAACATCGTCTCCCAATCTTTCCGGTCGTAAATAATCGAGAGATTGTGGATTTGCGTGGCAATTTCTAAAATGTTTCGATCCACCTGTAGAAGTAATACACCGTCTCGTAGAGATAAAGACAGAGACGAAGATAAAGACAAAGACAGAGAGATAGATAATACAGTAGACAATACCTTCGAATTGATTAATAACGATCGCAACGTCAAAATTGGAAGCTTGCTACGAACAGAAAGTCCGTCCAAAGTTAAAGTAAGATTCAATTGAAAACTGCACGGCTGGAATTTCGTGTTTACTTGGAGACCCTTCATCACACCTTCTAAACCAAGTACCATGCCATCCTCTTTGCCCATGATCACGGAAGACGGGCCAATTTTCAGTATAAAATCCTACAAACACAACCAGTTCGTTTCGATCCGTTGCCCGAATAAATGTTCGAGGATATAAGAACGTGAGAGAGCGGTGTATACTTTTGGTATGAGCGGTGCTAATCGAGTCAACAAATCGTTGGAGGAGTCGACGTTCGCGCTCGAGTACGATGATGCGTCGGCCAACGAGCATTTGTCTTTGAAGAAGGTGACCAGATCCACACCTCCGGAACCCTCTGTCTGCATTATTCCGATGTACAATTTCTATAAATTAGATCCTGCTTGATTTCAATTGATTCCCCTTTGAAAGGACAGTTGTTTCGGATCGTCCATAAAGTGCGCTGAACACAAACAGCTACCATTCAAAGCATTGAACCAAATGTTTGGACCAAACAACGGTCCAAACAATGTTCACATAAAGGCCCGCTACACGCATCCGTTTTTCTGACGTGCGACGACTCGTACGGCAAAATAACGGACGTGTACATCAACTGTATCAGTCGATGTAATGTACTGACGAACGAATTGCGTAAATATTGAACGCAACATGGACGTGCGGCGCCGCAACTACGGTTCAAACAAATGTGCACCACCTAATTGAATCCATAGTATTTCAGACCGCAATTCCAGTACCGCACAGTCGCCGAACGTTAGAAAAACGGATGTGTGCAGCGGGCCAAAAAGGTAGAAACGTGCACGCGTTCGGAACAAGATTACCTTACCTCCACCGAAAGGTCTCCTTGCGCTCTCAACGTAGCTTCTGCCGTACCCGCGAACGATATCTGCGAGAGACACGCGTCGGACGAGTGTCGCAATAATTTTATCGCACCACCCACGACGCTGGCAGACCCGAGGAGAGTACGAGCTCCATGGACAACGCTACCATCCAAACTGAGACTCTCCGCGCTACCGTTTGCCAGCCAGCCGTTACCCAATGCTAAAAGACTTAAATTCTCTATATGCACCGCCATAAACTGAAACATTCGGTAACAAGAGTCAAGAGACACGAAAATCAACGATACACGAATGATCGACCGCCTCTATTGTTCATAGTACCTGTACAAAAGTGATGATTATCGGAGGAatctttttatttcgaaaatccAACAGATGCGCCGGTCTTTTCGGCAAGCAAGGAGTCTTTGTCGGAACATCCTTGTTTATCCGTACATCTTTCATTATCACAGCCAAGAGTTTCGCCACATCGCTACTGATCAAACTGCTACGTATACTGATTTCCTCCACTTCCTAAAATCATTCGAAGAAAGTTAGTCCGATACCATTGGTTCCTCTGTATCTTGATATAATAATGCTTACCAATGTGAATCCATTTTTCGAAACGTTCACGTCCCGAAGTATAAAATAAGGTAACGAAATGTGACCGACTCGTAAGTAAATTTTGTACCGCCTTTTCACCAGCCATGCCACAAGCCTGGGTATTATCCTGCGACAGACGAATTCGTCGAATTATTAGGTTGTTCCATGTGAAATGTCCAATTTTAGATCATTGTACGTCTCTTTGAGGTACACATGTAAATTTCCTTTTAACACCCATATCTGGGTGACGGATATGCTTCTGTGGGGGCCCCGTCACCCAAATATGGGTGACGCTCTTCTTGttcgagttaattaaaaataggattttatataTAGGATATACAACATGAATTCTCGCTTTCCGCTGTGTTTACGTTCTGTGTACCGACGGTCGGATTTGGGCCCCGCGGAAACTTAGCCGAATTACGCTGGGCGATCAAAGTGTTAAATAGATCTGCTTTCAACATAAATCAGTGCGATTATCGTGTGATCTTTTTATATGTGTGGGAAAACAACATATTGTCAATAGTGTTATGCGATATTTGGTGAAAATGTGGTGACTAATCAATagtctgcagattttatgcatttatggcgaaaATGAGCGgaagtaatttaaaacagtagaaaggtCACAATGATTTAAGAGTGCTATCTACTTTTCTCAGCTTGTtaacaatattaaagtaggaatAAACTGTTTATGTAGCTCCAGTCACTCGCAATTGgtgcaagcaatttttattctgcataaagatccacagtctactaatcaacGCATTACTCGTTGATAGTAAAAAGGACTACAAAATAGAGATGACAATCTTGCAGATGAAGCATGTGAGTgactaaaaaattcaatttgtaccataatacaatcaagaaatgtCTGATTCTTCGATCAATAAGAAATAGTTGCGGttgtttaacgttactgtttcaaatcggacatttcatatacaACGATCTAATCTTTCTAATGCGTCGTACAATTCTAAATAGAGGTGAATCGTCGTTAACCTTACCAGGTGAAACTGCAGTACAGAACGACGATAACTGTGGCGAAGACAATTAAACCAGTCATTTCGACGACTCACATAACGTCGCGAAGATGCAAAATCACTCGTTCGACGTCAtcagaaatgttcaattttcgtaGAGTCAAATCGAACGGAACGGATAGATTCATTGACAACTACAGTGGCAGCGGCAGCGACAGGCGACAGCAAACATCATCGCTATCGAAAATCGAAACTGCATCCTCGGCAATATCGACAATCGATTAGTACATTATCGAATCGGGCACTGTTGCACATCGATATATCGATAATACGATCTCGATACTCACCACACATTCAAAACCTCACACAATTGTACACGTGTGTATGCATGTATATGTGTTGTTTCAGCTGATTTCAGTGATGGCAAATTGATAGAAGCTGTGCGAAGAGAAACATAGGTTTCCCGATACAATACGTTGCGTGACATTCAAACGCGATTCGATATCAAGTATAGTTTACAGCAGTGTCGGTAATTTCAAGTTGGAATTAGGTAAATCCTCTGGGTTAACCTCAACGTTGGACCAGTGAATTAAGGTTAGTTCAACAATCGCAAAGTAGCATGCATATTTTATCATTTAACTAACTAAATGCATAATATTAACCGATATACAACTACGCTCCTGAACAATACTGTTCTGGAATCGTGCTGGAAAATATTCAGAAGTGAAGAAAAATTTCAGGGGATTTTTGTGAATTCTAATTAAAATGGATAACGTTGATTTGCAACGTTTATTCGATCGATAAAAGTTAGGTCCGATAGCAGTGCTGCATAAAGCTCGTTGCGTCTCGGTCATTTAATCCAACGTCGACGAGTTGGCAGGTTGTCATAGTCGTTttcattttgttattattattgacCGTACAAAAAAGTAGTTTTGCACGTGGAACGTGGTATAAAAACAATCGGACGTATATTTCGATTATCGAAAGATGCGAAAAGACGAAAGGGGAACAGcatctacatatatgtatgcagAGGAGCTCGGATTTCGATAGAATCGATGGAGGCGGTGGGAGCGGAGAACGCGAATTTGAAAGGGTAGAACGTTCGCCGGAGATACGGGACatatttcacaattttctaCATGGTTCTCGTTCTCGCATGGCGACAACGTTGCCATGCGAGTATCGATTCGACGAGTTGGTCGTGGGTCGCGGGTCGCGAGTCGCGATCCGTCGAAAGGGTTCGTCCGACCGAGTTTCCCCGAGAATTGGCGAGCGGATCCGCGACATCCCGACGTTCCGACATTATACCACCACATAGTTCCCACGAATCGTCGCATATCGTTGTTTGGTCTGGGTTAGGGAACATCGAGCGACCGATCGGATAATTGGACATTCAGGAAGTCGGACGAGGAAGGACGGTGCGAAAGATATGAAATCGTAGATGAGCGGAGTCGAGGAAAATATGGGAGGAGAGATCggcaagagaagaagaagaggaagcgaAGGAGGAAGGTTGGTAGAAAGGGGTTGGAGCTTTCCGGAGGCTTTCTAAGCTTTCGGAGGTGTCGATAGGCGGTCTCTACGAGGGAAGCGGTGTCCTGGAGGAATCGCCGAGTAGCGAGTACCGATGCGAGCGCTGGCCGGAACGAAGCGCTCGTTATGCGAAACGAAAGCACGAGAGGCATCGTATCGAGATGGTGTTCGGCCGAGAACGCGTTCATCACGCCGGAACGCAGGAAACATAGACGCGTGCACGGGCTCCAGTTGCCTCTGCACCCGCAGCAGGTGATCGGCTGGATCGTGATTCTGGTGATCGCGATAAACACGTTCGCGGTGCTGACGCCGCAGCTCGAGCCGAGTCTGCGGCCCGTGCTCTCGAGCTTGATCGCGATCCTCTTTTTCGCGCACTTTTGCTCCCACCTGACCGTGTTGCTGCTGGACCCAGCGGACCCGAGAGTCCGGGCTCAACCGGCGAACAAGGTCCTGCCGGAGTTCGACAGGACGAAGCACGCTCGCGTGATCGAGAACGGCCGGTGTCACCTCTGCAACATAACCACCGACAGCAAGAGGACCAAGCACTGCTCGATATGCAACAAATGCGTCGCGAGGTTCGACCACCATTGCAAATGGCTCAACAACTGCATCGGTGCTAGGAACTACTCGGCGTTCCTGATCTGCTTGATATCCGCGATCCTGGCTAGCTTATCGGTCGCCGGACTCTCCGCCACCGAGTTGACGCTGTCGTTTTTCTCGAGCCGAGAAGCTCGCGCCAGCATGGAGAACGCGACAGCCGCCACCAGCACCACCATGCCTCGAGCCGCTCTCTCGATCGCTCCCGTTTCCGATACCGTCTCGATCCTCCTGATCTCCGCCATCGGAATCCTCTCGGCGATCGCCGCTATTCTCCTGATCCACCTGTGCTTCTTTCACGGGTACATCGCGTGCCTTGGGCTGACCACCTACGAGTACGTGCGGAAGAAACGCGCGCGACACACCGCCGCGGCCGCAGCTACCACCTCCGTCACCACCACCGCGGCAATCACGGCGAACGCTGCAGCCGCAACGGCGAACGCCACGGTCTCCAACAACAGCAGTTCGACCACGAACATCGATGTGACCGCAGTCGAGATCAACAGATTCCCTTCGAATCGGCGCGATCGAGCGAAACTCGAGACGAACTCGCGACCCCGCATCCTCGACAGACGCGCGGACTCGGACGAGAACGAGTCGGACCGAGCAACATTGGAAACGCGAATCCGTCCCCGGAACAACCAACGGAAGAACTTCCGGCTGTGCTTCTCCTACGAGATCGAGTCGATCGCGAACGAAACCTCGATCGAATTCTCGTCGAGGGGCGCGCCCGGGGCGAAACGTAACCAATCGACCATCGTGTTCCGGGACTCGGTCGATCTCGTCGGCTCGTCGACGCCCTCGCCGGTCTCCTGTTGCTTCGCCGCCGCCAACTCGTTGGCCAGTCGTTGCCGGTCCACCGGCAAAGCCGACGGATCGAAGAAACGGCAGACCAGCGGCGGCGCCAATCCCGTCGACGGTGCTCCGCCGACGAACAACTCCTGCGAAGCTGTCGAACGAATTGGAAAATTTCTGAGGACCTACTTGAGGAGGAGCGGTCGACGACGATCGTCCAATTCGAACGCGGCTCGTCCGAGCAAAATTAAGTCGGCCTCTGCTCGGTCGCGGATCGATGCTGAACGACGGTCGACCGTTCCCGACGCCGATACCAACGtggacgccgacgccgacgccgttgCCCGCGTCGCAGAGTCCGAAACCACCGCTTCCATCGACAGCAGCGGGCTGCGACCATCCGTCAAGTTTCCACCGCGCTCGTCCGACCAGATCATGATCTCGCAATCGAGGAAGTTATCGAACTCGGCGACCTTGAAGAGATCCACCAGCCACGGTCATACTCGCACCCGGCGCACTTGTTCCTTCCGGAAAAAGCCGAGGCTGAAGATGAACTCGCGCGTCGCTCAATCCATACAACTCTCTCCCATCTTGGAGTCGGATCTGTCGAAACCCGCGTCACCTCGTTCGCCCCGTTCGCCACTTCCTCTTCGGTCTCCTTGCTCCCCGTGTTCCCTCCAGTCGCCGCGTTTCTC
This genomic interval carries:
- the Hob gene encoding bridge-like lipid transfer protein family member hobbit isoform X3 — protein: MFCNADHEISRPVTGITFKNKLPWSDVRVNTELYDSSVNVKLFDVDEISCGVNHVKYSLNTLTDTTDGWNTELVVESLYCTLNGSSTVTSETSHRWGTPLSIGVLLATTRTNAIGIAVDALVAEWSLEFARFLEEAFKCYRKTGKTELAEKDNNRDAENVMQLNLNVTNCNLFFIAENNLSIMTRLDTASFEHNAKRLVAVGEGVSAITLNKNEPIICQHAQALVHPFLAVRKCKGAVTSDTINISLDGTNLAWGPNLHLRLLQLWLESADFRSIFDRNDADGTRVNVQGEKLPKRKRVVDVLATGGISLSIDISPKHFLELSSDQLRWSEGEWRLNYIRIALDMADIIMVEGFQLVRVPENEEVSAERQSNEGFVLDWNETWALNIESVKACFPYEHQFTDAIQNELFSIRKWLKEIHSSPNRRKKELLPCDLIIKIKEWVFEVSDDPFEVRLRDNYELLEDEYKESLKRQAMLDTKVQALCRAHLLLPQDKVEELYASLYKKNAEIYVQRWKQMQRAGPARTRLFAWSMLDLEILALADPSINGTERAVNALREMDAETPWPEDGLEFSALWVRGISLKCAEWKLQLRDFPQPLLLVESLSVWGRLAGAEALAPPRARRTVRIEIGAPWDDIVVERGMTSLKYYHDLNWDIDKFRYAFGPCWEPVIAQCNLSFEKIIHPSRDPSPPLPFWDKMRLTLHGRLTLCVKQLTVLLHGSLDPYNTTEEMELTWTGLALDWTQGRIIVKGDLDVYVRTASKYDDCRLLHLPNVRLSIKLAWVCLGDPRDHHAAIPCAPDRLPEYSSNQEHDSFRAFRSQNLNASLSLETKPTGSPTLSSAPTALLYGSTLRWFENLKLILSGATRPTRKGPLFKNIRPRKKQLSRHYRKVRLTLAFHRFHVSYWMSFAMQRGFEVTGGRVACSCEHNLSLHPIDDDLIHRPRAEWSVVYMNCELSDAEIWLKSALQEDKETASLRQPVEKCYCLSVARVSYGREAMVTGVSGGDTPTHRLVVHDLKGAWTKTNRDVAFALFDSFIKTQQLKKNLSTAALKGFHRESSSTPHKNRTAAVRSTDPQTTPLPNAPIACNSSSASKPQQGEAVGMLQRLIAEAANKPVAFSDDLSVQTRGQQLRGLAACHQDDVLHKNWLIALVNSQVLLKGIETRGYVILSAAKAEILQRIHQPVWKERTLVTKTTWVGSLECMQYYATVNANIDDNIDDNIMWLTLDNIQEKDSTVIAGLPDVPALVGSGQSVGGVVSQTVGGGGGPQHQLQRIVSRCKCEFFYVGYGQALDVGSVDQVPPPPREEVSLWERKELSAADAFTLMHHDLDVCTNSLQYAMILDIVNNLLLYVEPRRKEASERLQRMRFQLQLHSVEDQKRPIQQLQNTVRGLVAKLRRLERETYLVQKALAEKSSPELLAEMERLEARVFECKEQLAAKAEELDVMFSCYKETTAPATASTTLKDKPAAVARVAEICFKHAQWRLTDADGQLGIADLILTNFLYTKTSKTDDSVEHLLELGYVRMTNLLPNQIYTEVLTPTELQSNMPVDRQRALRVFCREKAPVAGISVKEHFEINVVPLTIGLTKKFFNTMLKFCFPERDPEGIEESPAPQRDSSFYVPIERRDDVEKMKERADKNKLFIYIKIPEVPVRVSYKGNKEKNLEDVRDFALVIPTLEYHNVTWTWLDLLLAMKSDSRRVILSQAIKQKLQIKPRGPQEESAPQEEDKARLLLGARHLPGDARKKGVFKFK